One window from the genome of Fulvivirga lutea encodes:
- a CDS encoding bactofilin family protein, whose protein sequence is MFNSNEKQATAEAMNSNNIIGKGTTFTGNIETYGNIRIEGKVVGDVISKSKVAVGPSAVIEGKLLAQIAEIEGEIKGKLEVTDHLILKPTSKIEGDIVANKLTVESGAKFDGQCKMGEKNLKIELKNESQEVKKLRSAV, encoded by the coding sequence ATGTTTAATAGCAACGAAAAACAGGCAACGGCAGAAGCAATGAACTCCAATAATATTATTGGAAAAGGCACCACATTTACAGGAAATATTGAGACTTACGGTAACATTAGAATAGAAGGAAAAGTAGTAGGCGATGTGATTTCAAAATCTAAAGTAGCCGTTGGCCCTTCGGCAGTTATAGAAGGGAAGTTATTGGCACAGATAGCTGAAATTGAGGGCGAAATTAAAGGGAAGCTGGAGGTTACTGATCATTTAATATTAAAGCCAACAAGTAAAATTGAAGGTGATATTGTTGCCAATAAATTGACTGTAGAGTCTGGCGCCAAGTTTGATGGCCAGTGCAAAATGGGCGAGAAAAATTTGAAGATTGAGCTAAAAAACGAATCTCAAGAAGTTAAAAAGCTTCGAAGCGCAGTTTAA
- a CDS encoding TlpA disulfide reductase family protein, whose amino-acid sequence MKSLLLIFIGSIYCNSLLAQVQPSGGQWQGVLEYEAESIPFEFKIEHKKKGMLITIINGKEQIEIKDAVIDRDTLVMPLKPFDAEIRAKFDEHSMEGYWKKGYKTKAIPFNASYGKPRFEGGTKKKKLSYKWELKFERALNDTYPAVGLFQFENGKASGSVISDVGDFRFFEGIIRNDSLLMTSFDGAHGFKLKAKLDDNQLIGEFHFDNGYIEKVSGQPKEDAEIVKPFKKLEDRHRPHFDILTAGNPNESIDESNYFDKVLVLQFFGTWCPNSMDQSTFLRDWYQTKPQNVEVLAVTYEPNFSTEYGLQRIESYKRDMHIPYDIKLGGELSKGQAALALPYLEKINAFPTLVIIDKYGFIRYQFDYFNGPATDQYYEEFKKDFLLAVNTLAQEK is encoded by the coding sequence ATGAAGTCACTATTACTAATTTTTATTGGTTCAATCTATTGTAACTCATTGTTGGCACAGGTTCAACCTTCAGGAGGCCAGTGGCAAGGAGTATTAGAATATGAGGCCGAAAGCATTCCGTTTGAATTCAAAATCGAACATAAAAAGAAAGGCATGCTTATCACTATCATCAATGGCAAAGAGCAAATTGAAATTAAAGATGCCGTTATTGATCGAGATACACTAGTAATGCCACTAAAGCCGTTCGATGCCGAAATAAGGGCGAAGTTTGATGAGCATTCGATGGAAGGATACTGGAAGAAGGGCTATAAAACGAAAGCCATACCTTTTAATGCCTCTTATGGTAAGCCAAGGTTTGAGGGTGGAACTAAAAAGAAAAAATTGTCTTATAAATGGGAATTGAAGTTTGAAAGGGCTCTGAATGATACCTATCCAGCAGTGGGGTTATTCCAGTTTGAAAATGGTAAGGCTTCCGGCTCTGTAATTTCCGATGTTGGAGATTTTAGATTCTTTGAAGGTATTATTAGAAATGATTCATTGCTAATGACTTCTTTCGATGGAGCCCACGGATTTAAATTGAAAGCCAAGTTGGATGATAATCAACTGATTGGAGAGTTTCATTTTGATAATGGATATATTGAGAAAGTGAGTGGGCAGCCCAAAGAGGATGCAGAAATTGTAAAACCTTTTAAGAAGCTTGAAGATAGACACCGGCCACACTTCGATATTTTAACCGCAGGAAACCCAAATGAGTCAATTGATGAATCAAACTACTTCGATAAAGTACTGGTGTTGCAATTTTTTGGTACCTGGTGTCCTAATAGTATGGATCAGTCGACTTTTTTAAGAGATTGGTATCAGACTAAACCTCAAAATGTTGAGGTACTAGCTGTTACCTACGAGCCTAATTTTTCTACCGAGTATGGACTTCAAAGAATTGAGTCTTATAAAAGGGATATGCACATTCCTTATGATATTAAATTGGGTGGAGAATTAAGCAAAGGACAAGCTGCTCTGGCTTTACCATACCTTGAAAAGATCAATGCTTTTCCCACCTTGGTAATTATTGATAAATACGGTTTTATACGCTATCAATTCGATTATTTCAATGGCCCTGCCACTGATCAGTACTATGAAGAATTCAAAAAAGATTTTCTCCTTGCAGTCAATACTCTAGCACAGGAAAAATAA
- a CDS encoding MarR family winged helix-turn-helix transcriptional regulator, whose translation MEEILKKLIELFFTYSEKKNAKNLSLTEFVGFLNVELGEQGKSNLKTSKPNSKSYNTETDDLGILLVLLNRYAKEYVKKALKDTPLSTADEFPFLISLLGTNSHTKTELINKMVLTKTSGTEVIKRLLKKGFIEEFEDANDKRSIRVKLTEEGKLLTLGMLPKMQMVSEIIKGGLSSTELATLNYLLRKLEKHHKSIYEESGDVELTELLSNK comes from the coding sequence GTGGAGGAAATTCTGAAAAAATTAATTGAACTATTCTTTACCTATTCTGAGAAGAAAAATGCAAAAAACTTAAGCTTAACGGAATTTGTAGGTTTTTTAAATGTAGAGTTAGGAGAACAAGGAAAATCCAATCTGAAAACAAGTAAACCAAATTCTAAATCCTATAATACTGAAACAGATGATCTGGGAATTTTGCTGGTATTGCTAAATAGGTATGCGAAAGAATATGTAAAAAAGGCTTTAAAAGACACACCCCTCTCCACAGCCGATGAATTTCCTTTTTTAATCTCATTACTTGGCACTAATAGCCATACTAAAACTGAACTCATTAATAAAATGGTGCTTACCAAAACTTCAGGGACCGAAGTTATTAAACGGCTTTTAAAGAAAGGATTCATTGAAGAGTTTGAAGATGCTAACGATAAAAGAAGCATACGTGTAAAACTAACCGAAGAAGGCAAGCTTTTAACGCTTGGTATGTTACCTAAAATGCAAATGGTGTCAGAAATTATTAAAGGTGGCTTAAGTAGTACAGAACTTGCAACACTTAATTACCTGTTACGAAAACTCGAGAAACATCATAAAAGTATTTATGAAGAAAGCGGAGATGTTGAGTTAACAGAATTATTATCCAATAAGTAG
- a CDS encoding alpha/beta fold hydrolase — protein sequence MEKLSLFAVSLSIIMLAIIWPYKSLATKEVEEINLTRLGFTKSKLKTPTGEIAVFEAGKGEPLLLLHGIGAGASSYIWFEIAPQLAEHYRVIAPDFVGWGESDRLTRDILFEDYVTQITALGEWVGEPVRVLTQSLSCGFVLSAIEKGGIEVIKLVLNTPSGGFDFGVDAIGEQGTQSFLKISESPQRNEIYAQIFHQRPAIEDWWRQEGFKDGEAVPLEIIENNLYNARRPNASYSALPFLSGKLRYDIAPLLENVTVPTIMLWGNEEFRIRPEVQERISKLNPEIEVIRIKDARSAFEVEQPELTLAAIMPFLK from the coding sequence ATGGAAAAACTATCATTATTTGCAGTTAGCTTGAGCATAATCATGTTGGCAATCATTTGGCCTTATAAGAGTTTAGCAACTAAGGAAGTAGAGGAAATTAATTTAACGCGATTGGGATTTACCAAAAGCAAATTAAAAACACCAACTGGGGAAATTGCTGTTTTTGAAGCTGGAAAAGGAGAACCATTGCTTTTATTACATGGAATAGGTGCAGGTGCGTCATCCTATATCTGGTTTGAAATAGCTCCACAATTGGCTGAACATTATCGCGTAATTGCACCCGACTTTGTTGGTTGGGGAGAATCTGATCGACTGACAAGAGATATCCTATTTGAAGATTATGTAACACAAATCACCGCTCTTGGTGAGTGGGTAGGTGAACCAGTTAGAGTATTAACTCAATCACTTAGCTGTGGTTTTGTGCTTTCTGCCATTGAAAAAGGGGGTATTGAAGTGATCAAATTGGTGCTTAACACACCATCTGGTGGATTTGATTTTGGAGTAGATGCCATCGGAGAACAGGGCACTCAGAGTTTTTTGAAAATTTCTGAATCACCACAACGAAATGAGATTTATGCCCAAATTTTTCATCAAAGGCCGGCCATTGAAGATTGGTGGAGACAAGAAGGCTTTAAAGATGGAGAGGCCGTTCCATTAGAAATTATTGAGAATAACTTGTACAATGCAAGACGGCCAAATGCTTCTTATTCAGCCTTACCTTTTCTAAGTGGAAAGTTGCGTTATGACATCGCACCATTGTTAGAAAATGTTACTGTTCCCACCATCATGCTCTGGGGCAATGAAGAATTTAGAATTAGACCAGAAGTGCAAGAACGTATTTCTAAACTTAATCCTGAGATAGAAGTGATTCGAATAAAAGATGCCCGATCGGCATTTGAAGTGGAGCAACCGGAACTAACGCTAGCGGCAATTATGCCTTTTCTCAAATAA